In Streptomyces sp. SLBN-118, the following are encoded in one genomic region:
- a CDS encoding response regulator transcription factor, translating into MTEVRTFTAEDPVRVFLVDDHEVVRRGLTDLLDAEPDITVVGDAGSVEQALARGPALRPHVAVLDVRLPDGDGIGVCRELRSRMPELACLMLTSFDDEDALLDAIMAGASGYVLKQIKGSDLVSAVRTVASGQSMLDPATTARLMSSLRAEPNDFEPMPGALAGLSPRERDILALIGEGLTNRQIGKRLYLSEKTVKNHISRLLAKLGVHRRVQAAVLATQLEQHEVPGHPSR; encoded by the coding sequence ATGACCGAGGTACGGACATTCACTGCGGAGGATCCGGTACGGGTGTTCCTCGTCGACGACCATGAGGTCGTACGCCGTGGACTGACTGATCTCCTCGACGCCGAGCCGGACATCACTGTGGTCGGTGACGCGGGCAGCGTCGAACAGGCGCTGGCGCGCGGACCGGCGCTGCGCCCACACGTGGCCGTGCTCGACGTGCGCCTGCCTGACGGCGACGGTATCGGCGTGTGCCGCGAACTACGCAGCCGCATGCCGGAGTTGGCCTGTCTGATGCTGACTTCGTTCGACGACGAGGACGCCCTGCTGGACGCGATCATGGCCGGCGCCTCGGGTTATGTGCTCAAACAGATCAAGGGCTCCGACCTGGTATCGGCTGTGCGCACGGTCGCTTCGGGCCAGTCCATGCTCGATCCCGCTACGACGGCCCGGCTCATGAGCAGCCTGCGGGCGGAGCCGAACGACTTCGAGCCCATGCCGGGCGCGCTGGCGGGCCTGTCCCCGCGTGAGCGGGACATTCTCGCGTTGATCGGAGAGGGGCTCACCAACCGGCAGATCGGCAAGCGACTGTATCTGTCCGAGAAGACGGTGAAGAACCACATCTCCCGCCTGCTGGCCAAGCTGGGCGTTCACCGCCGCGTCCAGGCCGCGGTCCTGGCGACCCAGCTGGAGCAGCACGAGGTCCCGGGCCACCCGTCCCGCTGA
- a CDS encoding HAD family phosphatase: MYSLPTSIEAVVFDCDGLLVNTEACWTVAERAIFAAHGHPFGPEQKALLIGRTLEAAGDAMAHYLGRPGAGAELAAELFTRVRKELSRGAAALPGAAELVRACRAAVPIAVASNSPRELLDAALWSAGLTDCFTHSFAADEVRSPKPAPELYLTACETLGVAPKRSVAFEDSATGIASARAAGLYVAVVPSLPGAGLDHDWLGTTLAEPEVQEWARKLGHGTAS; the protein is encoded by the coding sequence ATGTACTCGCTCCCCACCAGCATCGAGGCCGTGGTCTTCGACTGCGACGGCTTGCTGGTCAACACCGAAGCATGCTGGACCGTTGCAGAAAGGGCCATCTTCGCCGCGCACGGCCATCCCTTCGGCCCCGAACAAAAAGCCCTGCTCATCGGCCGAACCCTGGAGGCCGCTGGAGACGCCATGGCCCACTACCTCGGCCGCCCCGGCGCCGGAGCCGAACTCGCGGCCGAACTTTTCACAAGGGTCCGCAAGGAGCTCTCCCGGGGAGCCGCAGCCCTCCCCGGAGCGGCAGAACTGGTGCGCGCCTGCCGGGCAGCGGTGCCCATCGCGGTAGCCAGCAACAGCCCCCGGGAACTGCTCGACGCGGCGCTGTGGTCGGCCGGCCTCACCGACTGCTTCACCCACTCGTTCGCCGCCGACGAGGTACGTTCCCCCAAGCCTGCACCCGAGCTCTACCTCACGGCATGCGAGACACTCGGTGTGGCCCCGAAGCGTTCCGTCGCCTTCGAGGACTCGGCCACAGGCATCGCCTCGGCACGTGCCGCCGGGCTCTACGTCGCGGTCGTACCGTCCCTACCAGGAGCCGGCCTCGACCACGACTGGCTGGGCACCACCCTGGCCGAACCCGAAGTGCAGGAGTGGGCCAGGAAGCTGGGGCATGGCACGGCCAGCTGA
- a CDS encoding LysE family translocator, with product MPPFLPDFGQDRGRSMASGLGCSFMITVDAIGTFALIVGLLTLTPGLDTALILRTAALGHRRRAWGVVLGIQSGTLVWGTLTSLGATALLTASHLAYETLRWAGAAYLVWMGGRLLWATWRHSSSNSPHTAKAGGPVPGPGPTPGEAPTMSCSAAGGKASRPISSTRRSAPSTLLCSRNSSPPEPRTLLWACSWPVFTSSWPSSAPAR from the coding sequence ATGCCGCCATTTCTGCCCGATTTCGGGCAGGATCGTGGACGTTCCATGGCGTCCGGCTTAGGGTGTTCGTTCATGATCACCGTTGACGCGATAGGGACTTTCGCCCTGATCGTGGGACTCCTCACGCTCACCCCCGGACTTGATACCGCTCTCATCCTGCGCACCGCGGCGCTCGGACACCGGCGTCGCGCCTGGGGCGTGGTCCTCGGCATCCAGAGCGGCACGCTGGTCTGGGGCACGCTCACCTCGCTCGGTGCGACCGCGCTGCTGACGGCATCTCACCTCGCATACGAGACTCTTCGTTGGGCCGGGGCCGCGTACCTGGTGTGGATGGGCGGCAGGCTGCTGTGGGCCACCTGGCGCCACTCATCAAGCAACAGCCCGCACACAGCGAAGGCCGGGGGACCGGTACCGGGGCCGGGACCGACGCCGGGAGAGGCGCCGACGATGAGCTGCTCGGCGGCCGGCGGCAAGGCATCGCGACCAATCTCCTCAACCCGAAGATCGGCGCCTTCTACGTTGCTGTGCTCCCGCAATTCATCCCCACCGGAACCTCGCACATTGCTCTGGGCGTGCTCCTGGCCGGTGTTCACATCCTCCTGGCCGTCGTCTGCGCCCGCGCGCTGA
- a CDS encoding YtxH domain-containing protein — protein MALSDTLTTLAERAKAAEDHVSRATAQNREQVQAAVDRAREDAQAQAAKLQESARGAEAKISQWWAEMQQNWRDHTAEVSRDIATRKQEHNAARAAHEADRAEADAVAAVEFALAAIEEAEYAVLDAQLARMEADEKATG, from the coding sequence ATGGCTCTGTCTGACACCCTCACCACCCTTGCCGAGCGGGCCAAGGCCGCCGAAGATCACGTCTCCCGGGCCACAGCCCAGAACCGCGAGCAGGTGCAGGCCGCGGTTGACAGGGCACGCGAAGACGCCCAGGCCCAAGCCGCCAAACTCCAAGAGTCGGCGCGCGGTGCCGAAGCGAAGATTTCGCAGTGGTGGGCCGAGATGCAGCAGAACTGGCGCGACCACACGGCCGAGGTGAGCAGAGACATCGCGACCCGCAAGCAGGAGCACAACGCGGCTCGTGCGGCCCACGAGGCCGATCGGGCGGAGGCGGATGCTGTCGCCGCGGTCGAATTCGCGTTGGCCGCCATCGAAGAGGCAGAGTACGCGGTCCTCGATGCCCAGTTGGCCCGCATGGAGGCTGACGAGAAGGCAACCGGATAG
- a CDS encoding SpoIIE family protein phosphatase: MNLDIDFTAFFDATPSPCLVLDTDLVIRYVNPACVRITGLTKDELVGKYLFDVLPENPGIRGDAGRNLKASLNRLVDTGKPETAVLQRYEVPRPDQPGGFEERWWSVIHTPLCGPGGTVKWIIQQVEDVTAFVHSLRAHQLSEERTEQAKGMSAELYARAGELDRLNQELRQAHAREQQVAVTLQEAMLSVPDLDQHGNIAVRYLPATASLNVCGDWYDVVDLPPDRYAVAVGDVVGHGLHAAAVMGMLRSALSAVIRALPSPAQALEVLGLYARSVDGAMAATAVKALIDTRSKLIIYSNAGHPPPILLHPDGTCEQLDQATDPPLGAREHHVPRPQAGLAYTPGDTLVLYTDGLIERRGEDIDTGLERLTTALAQDRTLPPDLLADALLDRLGVGDGAPDDIALVIIRL; the protein is encoded by the coding sequence ATGAACCTGGATATCGATTTCACGGCGTTCTTCGACGCCACACCGAGCCCGTGCCTGGTGCTGGACACGGACCTGGTGATCCGGTACGTCAACCCGGCATGCGTGAGGATCACCGGGCTGACCAAGGACGAGTTGGTTGGGAAGTACTTGTTCGACGTCCTGCCGGAAAATCCCGGAATCCGCGGCGACGCAGGACGGAATCTCAAAGCGTCACTGAACCGGCTTGTGGACACCGGGAAGCCGGAAACCGCGGTGCTGCAGCGGTACGAAGTTCCCCGCCCCGACCAGCCGGGCGGCTTCGAGGAGCGATGGTGGTCGGTGATCCACACCCCACTCTGTGGACCTGGCGGCACGGTGAAGTGGATCATCCAACAGGTGGAGGACGTCACGGCCTTCGTCCACTCACTCCGTGCACATCAGCTCAGCGAGGAGAGAACTGAGCAGGCGAAGGGCATGTCGGCCGAGCTCTACGCGCGGGCTGGCGAGCTTGACCGATTGAACCAGGAACTGCGTCAGGCCCATGCCCGTGAACAGCAGGTCGCCGTCACCCTGCAGGAAGCCATGCTCTCCGTCCCCGACCTGGACCAGCACGGCAACATCGCCGTGCGCTACCTGCCGGCGACCGCGTCACTGAATGTGTGCGGCGACTGGTACGACGTCGTCGACCTCCCACCCGACCGCTACGCCGTGGCCGTCGGAGACGTCGTCGGCCACGGCCTGCACGCGGCAGCCGTCATGGGCATGCTCCGCAGCGCCCTGAGCGCCGTCATCCGCGCCCTCCCCAGCCCCGCCCAGGCCCTGGAAGTCCTCGGCCTGTATGCCCGCTCCGTGGACGGCGCGATGGCCGCCACCGCGGTCAAGGCACTCATCGACACCCGCAGCAAGCTGATCATCTACAGCAACGCCGGACACCCACCGCCGATCCTGCTACACCCCGACGGGACCTGCGAACAGCTCGACCAAGCCACCGATCCACCGCTCGGCGCACGCGAGCACCATGTCCCCCGCCCACAGGCCGGCCTCGCCTACACCCCAGGAGACACCCTCGTGCTGTACACCGACGGCCTCATCGAACGCCGCGGCGAGGACATCGACACCGGCCTGGAACGCCTGACCACAGCCCTGGCCCAGGACCGAACCCTCCCCCCTGACCTGCTGGCCGACGCGCTCCTGGACCGCCTCGGCGTCGGTGATGGCGCCCCCGACGACATCGCTCTCGTCATCATCCGCCTATAA
- a CDS encoding BlaI/MecI/CopY family transcriptional regulator: MHQQSGWSFLTGHARMLLVVARDPAACLCDIAAACHITERTVRGIVVGLEQAGCLSRERHGRRTRYTPRWTARGDKPVPGGRNRTGPSPAAPCTALPPS; encoded by the coding sequence GTGCATCAGCAGTCAGGGTGGAGCTTCCTCACCGGCCACGCCCGCATGCTCCTGGTCGTCGCACGCGATCCCGCCGCCTGCCTCTGCGACATCGCCGCGGCCTGCCACATCACCGAACGCACCGTGCGGGGCATCGTCGTGGGCCTCGAACAGGCCGGCTGTCTCAGCAGGGAGCGGCACGGACGGCGCACGCGGTACACGCCCCGCTGGACGGCGCGCGGCGACAAGCCGGTCCCGGGCGGGCGGAACAGAACCGGGCCCAGCCCCGCCGCCCCTTGTACCGCCTTGCCGCCATCCTGA
- a CDS encoding DUF6191 domain-containing protein, translating into MTIWLLSFPAFACLLALFALVESAWRWFAGLGLIPWLRRRTGRSLSNTAFDEFTAVVNGNKSVELEQRRVELLRRDDESDGAPPRSSIDLTKGTAFIVLPREADGPWRPPLGTSGLCSHVSLPAPCGCGELPSARPARS; encoded by the coding sequence GTGACGATCTGGCTCCTGTCATTCCCGGCCTTCGCGTGTCTGCTGGCCTTGTTCGCCCTGGTGGAGAGCGCGTGGCGATGGTTCGCGGGGCTGGGCTTGATCCCGTGGCTACGCCGGCGCACGGGGCGGTCGTTGTCGAATACCGCCTTCGATGAATTCACGGCGGTCGTGAACGGAAACAAGTCGGTGGAACTGGAGCAGCGTCGGGTGGAGCTGCTGCGGCGGGACGACGAGAGCGACGGTGCGCCGCCCCGCTCCAGCATTGACCTGACCAAGGGCACGGCGTTCATCGTGTTGCCACGGGAAGCAGACGGCCCGTGGCGACCGCCGTTGGGCACGTCCGGCTTGTGCAGCCATGTCTCTCTTCCCGCCCCCTGCGGCTGCGGAGAACTTCCATCGGCCCGCCCGGCGCGGAGTTGA
- a CDS encoding MarR family winged helix-turn-helix transcriptional regulator: MTQPPGAQAESVNDVDAVTRAVLTASRLLVAVSARSLAAVEDRVTLPQFRLLVVLSTHGSAKLVALADLLGVKPSTAMRMIDRLVSAGLVDRRTNPENRRETVLRLTDDGHRLVEDVTARRRAEIASIVERLAPEQRSALIGALTAFSEAGGEPRVPDEGAGLYPLGWTDASPLGG, encoded by the coding sequence ATGACCCAGCCCCCAGGCGCGCAGGCAGAGAGCGTGAACGACGTCGACGCTGTCACGCGAGCGGTGCTGACTGCGTCCCGGTTGCTGGTGGCGGTGTCTGCCCGCTCGCTGGCAGCCGTCGAGGACCGTGTCACGCTTCCCCAGTTCCGACTTCTGGTCGTGCTGTCGACTCATGGCTCCGCCAAACTCGTGGCCCTCGCCGACCTGCTCGGGGTGAAGCCGTCGACGGCGATGCGCATGATCGACCGGCTCGTCTCAGCAGGTCTGGTGGATCGCCGGACGAATCCCGAGAACCGGCGCGAGACAGTGCTGCGGCTCACCGATGACGGCCATCGGCTGGTCGAGGACGTCACCGCGCGGCGGCGGGCGGAGATCGCCTCGATCGTGGAACGACTTGCCCCGGAGCAGCGGTCTGCTCTGATCGGGGCGCTGACGGCGTTCAGCGAGGCGGGCGGTGAACCGCGGGTTCCTGATGAGGGAGCAGGTTTGTATCCGCTCGGCTGGACGGATGCTTCGCCGCTCGGGGGCTAG
- a CDS encoding DUF4142 domain-containing protein, giving the protein MRTIAVIATACAVVAAVLIAIRGSGGEASADQLNAGLPQHSGGHYDASDTSGQSAQGGVQPVTQVDRTFLVKVRQAGLWEIPAGRLAQTHASSDAVRRAGLHLLDGHSKLDQLVREDAKILGVELPNEATPEQQGWVKQLDEAQGDEFDRLFANLLRASHGKIFATIGEVRAATQNDLIRRHARQANQTVLDHLEVLEDTGLVDPKTFQEVEAAVRPK; this is encoded by the coding sequence ATGCGGACCATCGCGGTCATTGCTACCGCGTGCGCCGTTGTCGCCGCCGTTCTGATAGCGATCCGGGGCAGTGGCGGGGAAGCCTCGGCCGACCAGTTGAACGCGGGGCTGCCACAGCACAGCGGCGGCCACTACGACGCTTCAGACACATCCGGGCAGAGCGCGCAGGGCGGGGTTCAGCCCGTGACACAGGTGGATCGCACTTTTCTGGTGAAGGTACGCCAAGCCGGGCTGTGGGAGATTCCGGCCGGGCGGCTGGCCCAGACGCACGCATCCAGCGATGCCGTTCGGCGCGCGGGACTCCATCTCCTCGACGGACACAGCAAACTCGACCAACTCGTCCGTGAGGATGCCAAGATCCTCGGCGTCGAGCTGCCGAACGAGGCCACGCCCGAGCAGCAAGGGTGGGTCAAGCAGCTCGACGAAGCCCAAGGGGACGAATTCGACCGTCTCTTCGCCAATCTGCTGCGCGCTTCGCACGGAAAGATCTTCGCCACCATCGGCGAGGTGCGGGCGGCCACCCAGAACGACCTGATCCGCCGTCATGCCCGCCAGGCCAACCAGACCGTCCTGGATCACCTGGAAGTACTGGAGGACACCGGCCTGGTCGACCCCAAGACGTTCCAGGAGGTCGAGGCCGCCGTCAGGCCGAAGTAG
- a CDS encoding sigma-70 family RNA polymerase sigma factor translates to MSADTRLEELGVSGLGEVDEPTFSGLAERHRRELHVHCYRMLGSFEDAEDAVQETFLRAWRRRETFEGRSTFRAWLYRIATNACLDLLAKCRPEPATGGEVLWLQPYPDRLLDELPAGDSDEPETVAVARETIELAYLVAVQHLAPRPRAVLIMRDVLA, encoded by the coding sequence ATGAGTGCGGACACGCGGTTGGAGGAGCTGGGCGTGAGCGGGCTGGGCGAGGTCGACGAGCCGACATTCTCGGGACTGGCGGAGCGGCACCGGCGGGAGCTGCACGTGCACTGCTATCGGATGCTCGGGTCGTTCGAGGACGCCGAGGACGCCGTGCAGGAGACGTTCCTCCGTGCCTGGCGGCGGCGGGAGACCTTCGAGGGGCGGTCGACCTTCCGGGCCTGGCTGTACCGGATCGCCACCAACGCCTGCCTGGACCTGCTCGCCAAGTGCCGCCCGGAGCCTGCGACCGGCGGCGAGGTGCTGTGGCTACAGCCCTACCCGGACCGGCTGCTCGACGAGCTGCCCGCGGGCGACTCGGACGAGCCGGAGACCGTCGCCGTCGCGCGGGAGACGATCGAGCTGGCGTACCTGGTCGCAGTCCAGCACCTCGCGCCGCGCCCACGGGCCGTGCTGATCATGCGGGACGTGCTTGCCTGA
- a CDS encoding nuclear transport factor 2 family protein has product MNSALPRARAGMREHLPAERQDWTGGEQDAGTRELVRRFTEASVATDVDGLAALLRDDVRCSMPPTPGLYVGRDAVVNDWVESGFEGMKGLRALLTSVNRQPAVAFYLWRKREGAYLPLTIDVLRVTGGAITEIVTFHDDQFPRLGLPERLAADGTE; this is encoded by the coding sequence GTGAACAGCGCGCTGCCGCGGGCCCGCGCCGGCATGCGGGAGCACCTGCCCGCCGAGCGGCAGGACTGGACCGGCGGCGAACAGGACGCCGGGACGCGCGAGCTGGTGCGCCGCTTCACCGAGGCCAGCGTGGCCACGGACGTCGACGGGCTCGCCGCGCTGCTGCGGGACGACGTCCGCTGCTCGATGCCGCCCACGCCGGGCCTGTACGTCGGCCGCGACGCGGTGGTGAACGACTGGGTCGAGAGCGGCTTCGAGGGCATGAAGGGCCTGCGTGCCCTCCTCACCTCCGTGAACCGGCAGCCCGCCGTCGCCTTCTACCTCTGGCGGAAGCGGGAGGGCGCGTACCTGCCGCTGACGATCGACGTCTTGCGCGTCACCGGCGGCGCGATCACTGAGATCGTCACGTTCCACGACGACCAGTTCCCGCGGCTCGGGCTGCCGGAGCGCCTGGCGGCGGACGGCACGGAGTAG
- a CDS encoding DUF6069 family protein: protein MSLTAISLVPPLLSGANTATTTALLGLHLVPATVMIPTLTRSLRTRTD, encoded by the coding sequence GTGTCGCTGACCGCGATCTCGTTGGTCCCGCCCCTCCTCTCCGGGGCAAACACCGCCACCACCACCGCCCTCCTCGGGCTACACCTCGTCCCTGCGACGGTGATGATCCCCACCCTGACGCGGAGCCTCCGCACCCGGACCGATTGA
- a CDS encoding DUF2201 family putative metallopeptidase yields the protein MEKLLAARLHAVKVRPYLASALFALHVVEDWSVPTMAVDAHWRCYVSPGFVARTPVEELAGVWVHEVSHLLRDHHGRGERYAREHEEHGPGERSEMGVPPAEGWGRLRRNIAADFEINDDIYGDGLPLPAGAVLPSLLRLPDGLLMEDYLRTASMSGLAADLAWLDCGSGADGQDRPWELGPDGAHGLSRQQRDAVRFRVAEGIKGRPGDAPEGWRRWADEAFHPPQPWRQLLGAAVRSATGAPGVGEDFSYRRPSRRSAGVPGVLLPSLRRTPPRVCVVVDTSGSVSDAELGSALLEVAAISRAVGGRRDLVSVISCDAAAGVAVPLCRAENIELIGGGGTDLRSGFARALRSRPCPDVIVALTDGQTPWPSTQPPCRTVVGLFPRPARAVVEENPDYVPDTPPPWARVVTIS from the coding sequence ATGGAGAAGTTGCTGGCCGCCCGGCTGCACGCGGTGAAGGTCCGTCCCTACCTGGCCAGCGCGCTCTTCGCGCTGCACGTGGTGGAGGACTGGTCGGTGCCGACGATGGCGGTGGACGCGCACTGGCGCTGCTATGTCTCACCCGGCTTCGTGGCGCGCACCCCGGTGGAGGAGCTGGCGGGCGTCTGGGTGCATGAGGTCTCCCATCTGCTCCGGGACCACCACGGGCGGGGCGAGCGGTATGCGCGGGAGCACGAGGAGCACGGGCCGGGTGAGCGAAGCGAGATGGGGGTCCCCCCGGCCGAAGGCTGGGGGAGGCTGCGGCGGAACATCGCCGCCGACTTCGAAATCAACGACGACATCTACGGTGACGGTCTGCCCCTGCCTGCCGGGGCGGTGCTGCCGTCGCTGTTGCGGCTGCCCGACGGACTGCTGATGGAGGATTACCTGCGGACGGCCTCGATGTCCGGGCTCGCCGCGGACCTGGCCTGGCTGGACTGCGGCAGCGGTGCCGACGGGCAGGACCGGCCGTGGGAGCTGGGGCCCGACGGGGCACACGGGCTAAGCAGGCAGCAGCGGGACGCGGTCCGCTTCAGGGTCGCAGAGGGGATCAAGGGCCGACCCGGCGACGCGCCGGAGGGGTGGCGCCGATGGGCGGACGAGGCGTTCCATCCGCCGCAGCCGTGGCGACAGTTGCTGGGGGCGGCGGTCCGCTCGGCGACGGGTGCGCCGGGGGTGGGCGAGGATTTCAGCTACCGGCGTCCCTCCCGGCGCTCGGCCGGTGTCCCCGGGGTACTCCTGCCGAGCCTGCGCCGTACGCCGCCCCGGGTCTGTGTCGTGGTCGACACGTCCGGGTCGGTGAGCGACGCCGAGCTGGGCAGCGCGCTGCTGGAGGTGGCGGCGATCTCACGGGCGGTGGGCGGGCGGCGCGACCTGGTCTCGGTGATCTCCTGCGACGCGGCGGCCGGGGTCGCCGTCCCGCTCTGCCGCGCCGAGAACATCGAGCTGATCGGCGGCGGGGGAACGGATCTGCGCTCCGGTTTTGCCCGGGCGCTCCGCTCTCGGCCATGCCCGGACGTGATCGTCGCCCTGACAGACGGTCAGACGCCGTGGCCCTCCACGCAGCCGCCCTGCCGCACCGTCGTCGGTCTTTTCCCCCGTCCCGCCCGCGCCGTGGTCGAGGAGAACCCCGACTACGTCCCGGACACCCCGCCGCCCTGGGCGCGCGTCGTCACCATCAGCTGA
- a CDS encoding sugar-binding protein → MRRIITRGIAAVGAVALLTVGTACSNEREGSTGTGSTDAKGFGQDSLVGVALPAKTSENWVLAGDLFTNGLKEAGFKADVQYAGASTTVADQQSQISAMVTKGAKVIVVGATDASQLATQVAQAKQAGATVIAYDRLITNTADVDYYIAFDNFKVGQLQGQALLDGMKAKKPKGPWTIELFSGSPDDNNSKVFFDGAMAVLKPLIDKGDIVVGSGQTNIKQTAIQGWKAENAQQRMDSLLTSTYNGAKKLDGVLSPNDTLARAILTSVKGAGKPVPVVTGQDSEAESVKSIMAGEQYSTINKDTRKLVAETINMVKSLQKGDKPQINDTKSYNNGSKVVPAYLLPPVIVTKENAAESYANDPKLSPLTK, encoded by the coding sequence ATGCGCAGAATCATCACCAGAGGCATCGCCGCGGTCGGCGCCGTCGCACTGCTCACCGTGGGCACGGCGTGCTCCAACGAACGCGAAGGCTCCACCGGCACCGGCAGCACCGACGCCAAGGGCTTCGGGCAGGACTCCCTCGTCGGTGTCGCGCTGCCGGCGAAGACCTCGGAGAACTGGGTGCTCGCCGGTGACCTGTTCACCAACGGCCTGAAGGAGGCGGGTTTCAAGGCCGACGTGCAGTACGCGGGTGCCTCGACCACCGTCGCGGACCAGCAGTCGCAGATCTCCGCCATGGTCACCAAGGGCGCCAAGGTGATCGTCGTCGGCGCTACCGACGCCTCGCAGCTCGCCACCCAGGTGGCACAAGCCAAGCAGGCCGGTGCGACGGTCATCGCCTACGACCGCCTCATCACCAACACGGCCGACGTCGACTACTACATCGCCTTCGACAACTTCAAGGTCGGCCAGCTGCAGGGGCAGGCCCTCCTCGACGGTATGAAGGCCAAGAAGCCGAAGGGCCCGTGGACGATCGAGTTGTTCTCCGGCTCGCCGGACGACAACAACTCGAAGGTCTTCTTCGACGGCGCGATGGCTGTCCTCAAGCCTTTGATCGACAAGGGTGACATCGTTGTCGGGTCCGGTCAGACGAACATCAAGCAGACCGCGATCCAGGGCTGGAAGGCCGAAAACGCCCAGCAGCGCATGGACTCGCTCTTGACCTCGACCTACAACGGGGCCAAGAAGCTCGACGGCGTCCTTTCACCGAACGACACCCTCGCCCGCGCGATCCTCACCTCCGTGAAGGGCGCCGGCAAGCCGGTCCCGGTCGTCACCGGTCAGGACTCCGAGGCCGAGTCGGTGAAGTCGATCATGGCTGGCGAGCAGTACTCCACCATCAACAAGGACACCCGCAAGCTCGTCGCCGAGACCATCAACATGGTCAAGTCCCTGCAGAAGGGCGACAAGCCGCAGATCAACGACACCAAGTCCTACAACAACGGCTCCAAGGTCGTCCCGGCCTACCTCCTCCCGCCGGTCATCGTGACCAAGGAGAACGCGGCCGAGTCCTACGCCAACGACCCCAAGCTGTCCCCGCTCACCAAGTAG
- the mmsB gene encoding multiple monosaccharide ABC transporter permease, whose protein sequence is MSRIKDLQKNLFGGATSNARQFGMIFTLVAIVLLFQIWTGGLTLTSGNLIAVVSQYSYILILAIGMLVVIVAGHIDLSVGSVAAFTGIVVAKAMEEYSLPWPLGIALGLLVGALIGAWQGFWVAYVGVPAFIVTLAGMMLFRGGNQYIGNADTVPVPEHFREIGAGFLPEVGPNTGYNNLTLLLGLAACAGMVWREWKARQTRREMNADVAPLWITGIRLAVMLGVIVFATLRFAGGRIGTSLPISGIILIVLVLAYSYYTRNTIGGRHIYAVGGNTRAAELSGVKLRRVNFVVMMNMSVLAALAGMIFVARSAASGPQDGLSWELDAIAAVFIGGAAVSGGLGTISGSIVGGLVMALLNNGLQLEGVGSDMVQIIKGLVLLFAVAFDVYNKRQGRFSIIGSLMRPFRREEPVGPAGPAPDPDKTLVAG, encoded by the coding sequence ATGAGCCGAATCAAAGACCTGCAGAAGAACCTCTTCGGAGGCGCGACCTCCAACGCCCGCCAGTTCGGCATGATCTTCACCCTCGTGGCGATCGTCCTGCTGTTCCAGATCTGGACCGGGGGGCTGACCCTCACCTCCGGCAACCTCATCGCGGTCGTCAGCCAGTACTCCTACATCCTGATTCTCGCCATCGGCATGCTGGTGGTGATCGTCGCCGGGCACATCGATCTCTCGGTCGGCTCGGTCGCGGCGTTCACCGGCATCGTGGTCGCCAAGGCCATGGAGGAGTACTCGCTCCCGTGGCCCCTCGGCATCGCCCTCGGCCTCCTCGTCGGCGCATTGATCGGCGCCTGGCAGGGCTTCTGGGTCGCCTACGTCGGAGTGCCCGCGTTCATCGTCACCCTGGCCGGGATGATGCTGTTCCGCGGCGGCAACCAGTACATCGGCAACGCCGACACAGTGCCCGTCCCCGAGCACTTCCGCGAGATCGGAGCGGGCTTCCTGCCCGAGGTCGGGCCGAACACCGGATACAACAACCTGACCCTGCTGCTCGGACTGGCGGCCTGCGCCGGCATGGTGTGGCGCGAGTGGAAGGCGCGGCAGACCCGCCGCGAGATGAACGCCGACGTGGCTCCCCTGTGGATCACGGGGATCCGCCTCGCGGTGATGCTGGGGGTCATCGTCTTCGCAACGCTGCGCTTCGCGGGCGGCCGTATCGGCACCAGCCTGCCGATCTCCGGCATCATCCTCATCGTCCTGGTGCTCGCGTACTCGTACTACACCCGCAACACCATCGGCGGGCGCCACATCTACGCCGTCGGCGGCAACACCCGCGCGGCCGAGCTGTCCGGTGTGAAGCTGAGGCGGGTCAACTTCGTCGTCATGATGAACATGTCCGTACTGGCCGCCCTGGCCGGCATGATCTTCGTGGCGCGGTCCGCGGCATCCGGCCCGCAGGACGGCCTGAGCTGGGAGCTCGACGCCATCGCGGCCGTCTTCATCGGTGGCGCGGCCGTCTCCGGCGGGCTCGGCACCATCAGCGGCTCGATCGTCGGGGGCCTGGTCATGGCGCTGCTCAACAACGGCCTTCAACTGGAGGGCGTCGGCTCCGACATGGTCCAGATCATCAAGGGTCTGGTCCTCCTCTTCGCCGTCGCGTTCGACGTCTACAACAAGCGCCAGGGCCGCTTCTCGATCATCGGGTCGCTCATGCGCCCCTTCCGTCGGGAAGAACCGGTCGGCCCGGCGGGCCCGGCTCCCGACCCCGACAAGACGCTGGTCGCAGGCTGA